The proteins below are encoded in one region of Ereboglobus luteus:
- a CDS encoding peptide chain release factor 3, with protein sequence MSPAAEIARRRTFAIISHPDAGKTTLTEKFLLYGNAIHLAGTVTARKNQRATTSDWMELEKQRGISVSSTVLQFDYNGCAVNLLDTPGHKDFSEDTYRVLTAVDAALMVIDAGKGVEPQTRKLFEVCRRRGIPIFTFMNKCDRPTLDPLALIDELESVLGIAASPIVWPLGSGPSFRGVFDRTERAVHLFERVPNGAYEAPVNITGLDDPAVRGKLDDHTFNESTEQLAMLDGAGHPLDLAAIHAGQQTPVYFGSAINNFGIQLLLDGFLKHSVPPAPRRSVSITVPGAPAPTEAREVPVDYEKFSGFIFKIQANMDPKHRDRIAFLRVCSGRFTRDMVVAHQRTGKQVRLSSSHKLFGQERETVNEAWPGDVIGLVGHDAFGIGDTLTEDRAIAYDEIPRFPPEVFAYLSNPTSSDAKKYRAGLEQLLQEGVVQSFTPRNAPPGATLLAAVGPLQFEVVQWRLKSEYNAESRLEQTNWTLLKWLEPHPSLANPSALVVASGVSFGTDKFDNPVALFPNDWTMRYFMEKNPDLKLHDMPIEQIKAAAE encoded by the coding sequence ATGTCTCCCGCCGCTGAAATCGCACGCCGACGCACCTTTGCCATCATCTCGCATCCCGACGCGGGCAAAACCACGCTCACCGAAAAATTCCTCCTCTACGGAAACGCCATCCACCTCGCCGGCACCGTCACCGCGCGCAAAAACCAGCGCGCCACCACCTCCGACTGGATGGAACTCGAAAAACAGCGCGGCATCTCCGTCTCCTCGACCGTCCTCCAATTCGACTACAACGGCTGCGCTGTCAACCTCCTCGACACCCCCGGCCACAAGGACTTTTCCGAGGACACCTACCGCGTGCTCACCGCCGTTGACGCCGCGCTCATGGTCATCGACGCGGGCAAGGGCGTTGAGCCGCAAACCCGCAAACTCTTCGAGGTGTGCCGCCGCCGAGGCATCCCCATCTTCACTTTCATGAACAAGTGCGACCGGCCCACGCTCGACCCGCTCGCGCTCATCGACGAACTCGAAAGCGTGCTCGGCATCGCCGCCTCGCCCATCGTCTGGCCGCTCGGCAGCGGCCCCTCGTTTCGCGGCGTGTTCGACCGCACCGAGCGCGCCGTGCACCTCTTCGAGCGCGTGCCCAACGGCGCCTACGAAGCGCCCGTCAACATCACCGGCCTCGACGACCCCGCCGTGCGCGGCAAGCTCGACGACCACACCTTCAACGAGTCCACCGAGCAACTCGCCATGCTCGACGGCGCCGGGCATCCCCTCGACCTCGCCGCCATCCACGCCGGACAGCAAACGCCCGTCTATTTCGGCAGCGCGATCAACAACTTCGGCATCCAGCTCCTCCTCGACGGCTTCCTCAAGCACTCCGTGCCGCCCGCCCCGCGCCGCTCCGTCTCGATCACCGTGCCCGGCGCGCCCGCGCCCACCGAGGCGCGCGAAGTCCCCGTCGATTACGAAAAGTTTTCCGGCTTCATTTTCAAAATCCAGGCCAACATGGACCCGAAGCACCGCGACCGCATCGCATTCCTGCGCGTGTGCTCGGGCCGGTTCACGCGCGACATGGTCGTCGCGCACCAGCGCACCGGCAAGCAAGTGCGCCTCTCCTCCTCGCACAAACTCTTCGGCCAGGAACGCGAAACCGTCAACGAAGCCTGGCCCGGCGACGTGATCGGCCTCGTCGGTCACGACGCCTTCGGCATCGGCGACACGCTCACCGAGGACCGCGCCATCGCCTACGACGAAATCCCGCGCTTCCCGCCCGAAGTGTTCGCCTACCTCTCGAACCCGACCAGCTCCGACGCCAAAAAATACCGCGCCGGCCTTGAGCAGCTCTTGCAGGAAGGCGTCGTGCAATCCTTCACCCCGCGCAACGCCCCGCCCGGCGCGACGCTCCTCGCCGCCGTCGGCCCGCTGCAATTCGAAGTCGTGCAATGGCGCCTGAAAAGCGAATACAACGCCGAGTCGCGCCTAGAGCAAACCAACTGGACGCTTCTCAAATGGCTTGAGCCGCATCCCTCGCTCGCAAACCCGTCCGCGCTCGTCGTGGCGAGCGGCGTGAGTTTCGGCACCGACAAATTCGACAACCCCGTGGCGCTCTTCCCGAACGATTGGACGATGCGCTACTTCATGGAAAAAAATCCCGACCTAAAACTGCACGACATGCCCATCGAGCAAATAAAAGCCGCCGCGGAATAA
- a CDS encoding glucosamine-6-phosphate deaminase has protein sequence MKHNPDTARPAHYETFGRLAVEIHPDRAALGAAAGRAAAAALRAIIKEKGRARVIFGCAPSQNEFLAELIAASRHGHTAFDWSKITAFHMDEYAGLKASHPQSFRHYLHEHLLRHVKIGKFHPIKAEAADIEKTCANYTRLLAAQPIDFICMGIGENGHIAFNDPPVADFEDTALIKLVELDAACRRQQVNDGCFATIDDVPSHALSLTVPVFRHARQLSVHVPGPLKAKAVRAALRGSIGTACPASVLRLHPNAILYLDRGSAKLTRSA, from the coding sequence ATGAAACACAACCCCGACACCGCGCGCCCGGCGCACTACGAAACCTTCGGACGCCTCGCCGTTGAAATCCATCCCGACCGCGCCGCGCTGGGCGCCGCCGCCGGGCGCGCCGCCGCCGCCGCGCTTCGCGCCATCATCAAGGAGAAAGGCCGCGCGCGCGTCATCTTCGGCTGCGCGCCCTCGCAAAACGAATTTCTTGCGGAGCTTATCGCCGCCTCGCGGCACGGCCACACTGCTTTCGACTGGTCCAAAATCACCGCCTTTCACATGGACGAATACGCGGGCCTCAAGGCCTCGCACCCGCAAAGCTTCCGCCATTACCTGCACGAGCATTTGCTGCGCCATGTAAAAATCGGAAAGTTTCATCCGATCAAGGCCGAGGCCGCCGACATCGAAAAAACCTGCGCCAATTACACACGCCTGCTCGCCGCGCAGCCCATTGATTTTATTTGCATGGGCATTGGTGAAAACGGCCACATTGCCTTCAACGACCCTCCTGTCGCCGATTTCGAGGACACCGCACTCATCAAACTCGTCGAGCTCGACGCCGCCTGCCGCCGCCAGCAAGTCAACGACGGCTGTTTCGCGACAATCGACGATGTTCCGAGTCACGCGCTCAGCCTCACCGTGCCTGTCTTTCGCCACGCACGGCAGCTCAGCGTGCATGTGCCCGGCCCGCTCAAGGCAAAGGCCGTGCGCGCCGCCCTCCGCGGCAGCATCGGCACGGCCTGCCCCGCGAGCGTGCTCAGGCTCCACCCGAACGCGATCCTTTACCTCGACCGCGGCTCGGCGAAGCTGACACGAAGCGCTTGA
- a CDS encoding N-acetylglucosamine-6-phosphate deacetylase: protein MPGLFDFQVNGFAGVDFQRHELTAAQLRAAVDALRARGVAAIFLTLITDTIERLATQFARIESYRAADPVIAKTIPGYHLEGPWLSPEPGYRGAHPAEPMRAPNAADFARLQDAAGGNIRLVTLAPEWPGSAEFIATLAAQGVHVSIGHSNATAAQIDDAIRAGARFCTHLGNGAPQSLPRHDNIIQRLLARDELTACFIPDGIHLPPFVLKNFVRAKPQGKILFTTDCMAAAGAPPGRYTLGSLETLVGGDLIARGPDGGFAGSTLTPDRGVALTAQYLGIPTAEARELWSTKAAAAFGASASIDIP from the coding sequence ATGCCCGGACTTTTTGATTTTCAGGTCAATGGATTTGCCGGAGTCGATTTTCAGCGGCACGAACTCACCGCCGCGCAACTGCGCGCGGCCGTCGACGCACTTCGCGCGCGAGGCGTCGCTGCGATTTTTCTCACGCTCATCACCGACACCATCGAACGGCTCGCCACGCAGTTCGCGCGCATCGAAAGCTATCGCGCCGCCGACCCCGTCATTGCGAAAACCATCCCCGGTTATCACCTCGAGGGGCCCTGGCTAAGTCCGGAACCCGGCTACCGCGGCGCGCATCCCGCGGAGCCGATGCGCGCGCCAAACGCCGCCGATTTTGCGCGCCTGCAAGATGCCGCCGGAGGAAACATCCGCCTCGTCACGCTTGCGCCCGAGTGGCCGGGCAGCGCCGAATTCATCGCCACGCTCGCCGCGCAGGGCGTGCATGTTTCCATCGGCCACAGCAACGCGACCGCCGCGCAAATCGACGACGCCATCCGCGCCGGCGCGCGCTTCTGCACGCACCTCGGCAACGGCGCGCCGCAATCACTCCCGCGCCACGACAACATCATCCAGCGCCTCCTCGCACGCGACGAGCTCACCGCGTGCTTCATTCCCGATGGCATCCACCTGCCTCCCTTTGTGCTGAAAAATTTCGTCCGCGCAAAACCGCAGGGGAAAATTCTATTCACGACCGATTGCATGGCCGCTGCCGGCGCCCCGCCGGGACGTTACACACTCGGCAGTCTCGAAACGCTCGTCGGCGGCGACCTCATCGCACGCGGCCCCGATGGCGGATTTGCCGGATCGACACTCACTCCCGACCGCGGCGTGGCTCTCACCGCGCAATATCTCGGCATCCCGACCGCCGAGGCTCGCGAACTCTGGTCCACCAAGGCCGCCGCCGCCTTCGGTGCAAGCGCATCAATTGACATCCCATGA
- a CDS encoding class I SAM-dependent RNA methyltransferase translates to MAKKRFNDHPFPYHAEIELEIHTLTNRGVGLGRIALPAENSPTLLDAAASASSGWVVMVPFALPGERVRARVFRNHKNYSEADLLDVLTQSPHRITPRCPLFGRCGGCQYQNFEYTEQRAWKRRQVEELLRHMAGIEFPVSPVIASPQQYGYRSKITPHFNAPRPDADSEMRIGFLKQGTRHELLDVPRCDIATDAINARLPELRADIRTRAAAGEFKRGATLLLRDAGGEVTTDYDRIINERVGDITLHFLARDFFQNNPFILPAFTGYVREQAAASGARHLVDAYCGSGLFALTAARAFERVAGIEISESSVQFARENAAANNIANATFRAGDASAIFAGLDFLPSDTVVIIDPPRKGCDENFLSQLFAYAPRAVVYVSCDPATQMRDLTHFTARGYKLTAVQPFDLFPQTRHLECVITLQAP, encoded by the coding sequence GTGGCAAAAAAACGCTTCAACGACCATCCCTTTCCCTATCACGCGGAAATCGAACTCGAAATCCACACGCTGACCAACCGCGGCGTCGGACTCGGACGCATCGCGCTGCCAGCCGAAAACTCCCCCACCCTGCTCGACGCGGCCGCGTCGGCATCCTCCGGATGGGTCGTGATGGTTCCCTTTGCCCTGCCCGGCGAACGCGTTCGCGCGCGCGTTTTTCGCAACCACAAAAACTACTCCGAGGCCGATCTCCTCGACGTCCTCACTCAGTCCCCGCACCGCATCACGCCGCGCTGCCCCCTCTTCGGACGCTGCGGCGGATGTCAGTATCAGAATTTTGAATACACCGAGCAGCGCGCATGGAAACGCCGCCAAGTCGAGGAACTGCTCCGGCACATGGCCGGCATCGAGTTCCCCGTCTCGCCTGTCATCGCCTCCCCGCAACAATACGGCTACCGTTCCAAAATCACGCCGCATTTCAACGCACCGAGGCCCGACGCCGATTCGGAAATGCGCATTGGATTTCTAAAGCAGGGCACGCGCCACGAACTGCTCGACGTCCCGCGCTGCGACATTGCGACCGACGCCATCAATGCCCGCCTACCCGAGCTCCGCGCCGACATCCGCACCCGCGCCGCCGCGGGTGAGTTCAAGCGCGGAGCCACGCTTCTCCTCCGCGATGCCGGCGGCGAAGTCACCACCGATTACGACCGCATCATCAACGAACGCGTCGGCGACATCACGCTACACTTTCTCGCGCGTGATTTCTTCCAGAACAACCCGTTCATTCTCCCCGCGTTCACCGGCTACGTCCGCGAGCAGGCGGCGGCCTCGGGCGCGCGCCATCTCGTCGATGCGTATTGCGGCAGCGGACTCTTTGCGCTCACCGCCGCGCGCGCATTTGAACGCGTCGCCGGCATCGAGATTAGTGAAAGCTCGGTTCAATTCGCCAGGGAAAACGCCGCGGCCAACAACATCGCCAACGCCACCTTCCGTGCTGGCGACGCCTCCGCGATTTTCGCCGGACTCGATTTTCTGCCGAGCGACACCGTTGTGATCATCGACCCGCCGCGCAAAGGCTGCGACGAGAACTTCCTCTCGCAACTCTTCGCCTACGCGCCGCGCGCTGTGGTTTACGTGAGCTGCGACCCCGCCACGCAAATGCGCGACCTCACCCACTTCACCGCCCGCGGCTACAAACTCACCGCCGTCCAGCCCTTCGACCTCTTCCCCCAAACGCGCCACCTGGAATGCGTGATCACATTGCAAGCGCCATAG
- a CDS encoding Gfo/Idh/MocA family protein — MPMHPDSHRPKNILRWKKLHALFAVALVLQAALAAAELRIGIIGADTSHAPAFAKFINTPPANDPVEGVRVTSVFKTFSADMPLSANRVEGFMKRLLAMPGITAAASIEELAQNVDAIMILSADGRAHLDLARRVIPFRKPVFIDKPLASTYRDAVEIIRLAEQHGTPVFSASSLRYTLAKPALAKAAQTAKMGAIKGVFVWGPAAFEPRTPDLFWYGIHSVESLYAVMGAGCATVQRIHTDDTDIITGIWPDKRIGTIRGMRDTKSYFGLTLLGANAPLTENAASGYAPLVREIITFFKTGKPPVPYAETLEIMAFMEAAELSKQRNGAPVALDEILKP; from the coding sequence ATGCCCATGCACCCCGACTCGCATCGCCCGAAAAATATCCTGCGATGGAAAAAACTCCACGCCCTGTTTGCCGTTGCCCTGGTTCTACAAGCCGCTCTCGCCGCCGCCGAATTGCGCATCGGCATCATCGGAGCCGACACCTCGCACGCGCCAGCCTTCGCCAAATTCATCAACACGCCCCCCGCCAATGATCCCGTCGAAGGCGTGCGCGTGACCTCCGTTTTCAAGACCTTCAGCGCCGACATGCCGCTAAGCGCAAACCGCGTCGAGGGATTCATGAAACGTCTCCTCGCCATGCCCGGCATCACCGCAGCCGCGAGCATCGAGGAACTCGCCCAAAACGTGGACGCCATCATGATCCTCAGCGCAGACGGGCGCGCGCACCTCGACCTCGCGCGCCGCGTCATTCCGTTCCGCAAACCCGTGTTCATCGACAAGCCGCTCGCCTCGACCTATCGCGATGCCGTCGAAATCATCCGCCTCGCCGAACAGCACGGCACGCCCGTATTCAGCGCGTCGTCATTGCGTTACACCCTCGCAAAACCCGCGCTCGCGAAGGCCGCGCAGACAGCCAAAATGGGCGCGATCAAAGGCGTCTTCGTCTGGGGGCCCGCCGCGTTTGAACCGAGAACTCCGGACCTTTTTTGGTATGGCATCCATTCCGTCGAAAGCCTCTACGCCGTCATGGGCGCGGGATGCGCCACCGTGCAACGCATCCACACGGACGACACCGACATCATCACCGGCATCTGGCCCGACAAACGCATCGGAACCATTCGCGGAATGCGCGACACAAAATCGTATTTCGGCCTCACACTCCTCGGCGCCAACGCCCCGCTCACCGAAAACGCGGCCTCTGGCTACGCGCCGCTGGTGAGGGAAATCATCACATTCTTCAAAACCGGCAAGCCTCCCGTCCCCTACGCAGAAACGCTCGAAATCATGGCCTTCATGGAAGCCGCCGAACTAAGCAAACAGCGCAACGGCGCCCCCGTTGCCCTCGACGAAATCCTGAAACCGTAA
- a CDS encoding Gfo/Idh/MocA family oxidoreductase translates to MQYAPRQAMPKSVVKPGEFVIAASHLDHGHIYAQCKALIDAGATLKWVYEPDEKKRAAFLKRHPGLKVARAYDEILDDPEVRLVTTAAIPCERGPLACRAMEAGKDYFTDKPPFTTLTQLAQARETAARTGRKYMVYYSGRIHSEAGVFATGLVRDGAIGRVLQVICLAPHRLNAAKRPRWFFEREKYGGILCDLGSHQFEQFLAYTGADDATVSASAVANFNNPDHPGLEDFGEALAIAPNGASLYTRVDWFTPAGLGAWGDGRVFILGTKGTIELRGYIDVARERTENHVYIVDEKNERHLNVTGQTGFPFFGQLILDCLNRTENAMTQTRAFKAAELSLAAQAAARRLA, encoded by the coding sequence ATGCAATACGCGCCCCGACAGGCCATGCCAAAGTCCGTCGTGAAGCCCGGCGAGTTTGTCATCGCCGCCTCGCATCTCGACCACGGTCATATTTACGCGCAGTGCAAGGCGCTCATCGACGCCGGCGCGACGCTCAAATGGGTTTACGAGCCCGACGAAAAAAAACGCGCCGCCTTTCTCAAACGCCATCCCGGCCTGAAAGTCGCGCGCGCCTACGACGAAATCCTCGACGATCCCGAAGTGCGTCTCGTCACCACCGCCGCAATTCCCTGCGAACGCGGCCCGCTCGCCTGTCGCGCGATGGAGGCGGGCAAGGACTATTTCACCGACAAGCCGCCCTTCACCACGCTCACGCAGCTCGCCCAAGCGCGCGAAACCGCCGCGCGCACAGGCCGCAAATACATGGTGTATTACAGCGGACGCATTCACAGCGAGGCGGGTGTGTTCGCGACCGGCCTCGTGCGCGATGGCGCCATCGGACGTGTGCTCCAAGTCATCTGCCTCGCCCCGCACCGGCTCAACGCCGCCAAGCGTCCGCGCTGGTTTTTCGAACGCGAAAAATATGGCGGCATCCTTTGTGATCTCGGCAGCCATCAATTTGAACAATTTCTCGCCTACACGGGCGCGGACGACGCAACCGTGAGCGCCTCCGCCGTCGCCAATTTCAACAATCCCGACCACCCCGGACTGGAAGACTTCGGCGAGGCGCTCGCCATCGCACCCAACGGCGCCAGCCTCTACACGCGCGTTGACTGGTTCACGCCCGCCGGCCTCGGCGCATGGGGCGACGGACGCGTTTTTATTCTCGGCACAAAGGGCACGATTGAGTTGCGCGGCTACATCGACGTCGCCCGCGAGCGCACCGAGAATCACGTTTACATCGTCGATGAAAAAAACGAGCGCCACCTCAACGTCACCGGACAAACCGGGTTTCCCTTTTTCGGGCAGCTCATCCTTGACTGCCTCAACCGCACCGAAAACGCCATGACACAAACCCGCGCGTTCAAGGCCGCCGAGCTGAGCCTCGCCGCCCAAGCCGCCGCCCGCCGCCTGGCATGA
- a CDS encoding Gfo/Idh/MocA family oxidoreductase — MNTTRRNFIKTTSTGAAALALGGILPQFSAASYAQIAGANKRVRVAVAGVNSRGRALAANFANQPGCEVACICDVDGRAIEKCLKSLASRTDKTPAAQRDFRRALEDKDIDALVIATPDHWHTPAALLALQAGKHVYLEKPVSHNPLEGEMLVEASKKYGKVVQIGTQRRSWPNVVEAIRHVQSGGIGKVHFGKGWYANKRTSIGRGNPAPVPASLDWDLWQGPAPRVPYRDNIVHYNWHWFWNWGTAESLNNGTHMIDLLCWGMNLKYPTKVSSLGGRYYYQDDWETPDTQIATFNFGDRATLTWEGHSCNPKPIEGSTVGVVFYGDAGSVYISGGNDYKIYDPKGKMIKEVKRDNTIDPNNKVSPAQRLDAIHILNFLDGIRNGAPLNMSVEEGHQCTLLMQLANISLRTGATLATDPATGRILGNPEAQRYWTREYERGWEPKV; from the coding sequence ATGAACACGACCAGAAGAAACTTCATCAAAACAACATCAACGGGAGCCGCCGCGCTCGCCCTTGGCGGCATCCTCCCCCAATTCAGCGCCGCGAGCTATGCGCAGATCGCGGGCGCAAACAAGCGCGTGCGCGTCGCCGTGGCCGGCGTCAACTCGCGCGGCAGGGCCCTCGCCGCCAATTTCGCAAACCAACCCGGCTGCGAAGTGGCGTGCATCTGCGACGTTGACGGGCGCGCCATCGAAAAATGCCTCAAATCCCTCGCCTCCCGAACGGACAAAACTCCCGCCGCGCAGCGCGATTTTCGGCGCGCACTCGAAGACAAGGACATCGACGCCCTCGTGATTGCGACACCCGATCACTGGCACACTCCCGCCGCGCTTCTTGCGCTCCAGGCGGGGAAGCACGTTTACCTCGAGAAACCCGTCAGCCACAATCCGCTTGAGGGTGAAATGCTTGTCGAGGCCTCGAAAAAATACGGCAAGGTCGTCCAGATCGGCACGCAGCGCCGCTCATGGCCCAATGTTGTTGAGGCAATCCGGCACGTCCAGTCAGGTGGAATCGGCAAAGTGCATTTCGGCAAAGGCTGGTATGCGAACAAACGCACCTCGATCGGCAGGGGAAACCCCGCGCCCGTCCCCGCTTCGCTCGATTGGGATTTGTGGCAGGGGCCCGCGCCGCGAGTTCCCTATCGCGACAACATCGTGCACTACAACTGGCACTGGTTCTGGAATTGGGGCACGGCGGAATCATTGAACAACGGCACGCACATGATCGACCTCCTTTGCTGGGGCATGAACCTGAAATATCCCACGAAGGTAAGCTCGCTCGGCGGCCGCTATTATTATCAGGACGATTGGGAAACGCCCGACACGCAAATCGCCACGTTCAACTTCGGCGACCGCGCCACGCTCACTTGGGAAGGCCACAGCTGCAACCCGAAGCCCATCGAAGGCAGCACCGTCGGTGTCGTTTTTTACGGTGACGCGGGCAGCGTTTACATATCGGGCGGCAATGACTATAAAATCTACGACCCGAAGGGAAAAATGATCAAGGAGGTGAAGCGGGATAACACCATCGATCCGAACAACAAGGTGAGCCCCGCGCAAAGACTGGACGCAATTCACATCCTCAATTTCCTCGACGGCATCCGCAACGGCGCCCCGCTCAACATGAGCGTGGAGGAAGGCCACCAATGCACGCTTCTCATGCAGCTCGCCAACATATCGCTCCGCACCGGCGCGACGCTCGCCACCGATCCCGCGACTGGCCGCATCCTAGGCAACCCCGAAGCGCAACGTTACTGGACCCGCGAATACGAACGAGGCTGGGAACCCAAGGTTTGA
- a CDS encoding MFS transporter: MKIQGLRWYIAGLLCLTAGLNYLDRQALSILFNTIQKDIPEITDTHYSFITSAFLASYTVMYAVSGWVVDKLGTRKALAWFVSGWSLASMLHAFARTTMQFTVFRFLLGATEAANFPAGVKAVSEWFPMKERALAIGIFNAGTAIGACIAAPIIVGISLAAGWRSAFLISGGLGLVWLVCWLVLYKSPRKHSLITDAELAVIESGRTAQETGTMKKIPLINLLKMKETWGCIAARMLTDPISYFLAFWVPKYLQDEHGFSLGQLGIYSSIPFAALALGNIAGGAIPRWLIGALGWNLNRSRKTVMATATVLIPLSFLLITQTPSPALAVTLLCVAMFSHAAWANITLPAEVFPKHVVGTVSGIGGMMGGVMGVISQLAIGRVAATTSPFAAVFTTGAILYPLAFILVCLLVRRLGEVREVKS, from the coding sequence ATGAAAATCCAGGGCCTCAGATGGTATATCGCCGGACTGCTCTGCCTGACCGCGGGACTAAACTACCTCGACCGGCAGGCGCTCTCCATTCTTTTCAACACAATACAAAAGGACATCCCGGAGATCACCGACACGCATTATTCGTTCATCACGTCGGCGTTTCTGGCCAGTTACACGGTCATGTATGCGGTGAGCGGATGGGTGGTTGACAAACTCGGCACGCGCAAGGCGCTCGCGTGGTTCGTCAGCGGCTGGTCACTCGCCAGCATGCTGCACGCCTTCGCCCGCACCACGATGCAGTTCACGGTTTTCCGCTTCCTGCTCGGAGCGACCGAGGCGGCCAACTTCCCCGCCGGCGTGAAGGCCGTTTCCGAGTGGTTTCCCATGAAGGAACGCGCGCTCGCCATCGGCATCTTCAACGCGGGCACTGCCATCGGCGCGTGCATCGCCGCGCCCATCATCGTGGGAATCTCGCTCGCGGCGGGCTGGCGCTCGGCGTTTCTCATTTCCGGCGGGCTCGGGCTGGTGTGGCTCGTCTGCTGGCTCGTGCTCTACAAATCGCCGCGCAAGCATTCGCTAATAACGGACGCTGAACTCGCCGTCATCGAGAGCGGGCGCACCGCGCAGGAAACCGGGACGATGAAAAAAATTCCCCTAATCAACCTGCTCAAAATGAAGGAAACCTGGGGCTGCATCGCGGCGCGCATGCTCACCGATCCCATTTCCTATTTCCTCGCGTTCTGGGTGCCGAAATATTTGCAGGACGAGCACGGGTTCAGCCTCGGGCAGCTCGGCATCTACAGCAGCATCCCGTTCGCCGCGCTCGCGCTCGGAAACATCGCCGGCGGCGCGATTCCCCGCTGGCTCATCGGCGCGCTCGGATGGAACCTCAACCGCTCGCGCAAGACGGTCATGGCAACCGCCACCGTGCTGATACCGCTCAGCTTCCTGCTCATCACACAAACGCCAAGCCCCGCGCTCGCGGTGACGCTGCTCTGCGTGGCGATGTTCAGCCACGCGGCTTGGGCAAACATCACACTGCCCGCGGAGGTTTTTCCGAAACATGTCGTCGGCACCGTGTCCGGCATTGGAGGAATGATGGGCGGCGTGATGGGTGTGATCTCGCAACTCGCCATAGGCCGCGTCGCCGCGACGACATCGCCCTTCGCGGCCGTGTTCACGACCGGCGCCATCCTGTATCCGCTGGCCTTCATCCTTGTGTGCCTGCTCGTCCGCCGACTCGGCGAAGTCCGCGAAGTAAAATCATAA